The Flavobacterium jumunjinense genome includes a region encoding these proteins:
- a CDS encoding homocysteine S-methyltransferase family protein has translation MSKINQAIKERILVLDGAMGTMLQRYNFSEEDFRGERFAAFQHPLKGNNDLLSITQPEAVKEVHRLYFQAGADIVETNTFSGTTIGMADYHMEDLVYELNYQSAKIAREVADEFTDRSRFVAGAIGPTNRTASMSPDVNDPGYRAVTFDDLRIAYKQQVEALIDGGCDLLLVETIFDTLNAKAALFAIEEVKEERQIDIPIMVSGTITDASGRTLSGQTVEGFLISIEHIPLLSVGFNCALGADQLKPYLKRLAHNTQLNISAHPNAGLPNAFGEYDQTPEEMQALIREYLEDSLVNIIGGCCGTTPEHIKLIADVAAEFKPRKIQVEA, from the coding sequence ATGTCAAAAATTAATCAAGCAATTAAAGAAAGAATTCTTGTTCTCGATGGAGCAATGGGAACCATGTTGCAACGCTATAATTTCTCTGAAGAAGATTTTAGAGGAGAACGATTTGCAGCTTTTCAGCATCCGTTAAAAGGAAATAACGATTTATTGTCTATCACACAACCTGAAGCAGTAAAAGAAGTTCACCGATTATATTTTCAAGCAGGAGCAGATATTGTAGAAACCAATACGTTTTCTGGAACTACAATTGGAATGGCTGATTACCACATGGAAGACTTAGTTTATGAATTAAATTATCAATCGGCTAAAATTGCACGTGAAGTTGCAGATGAGTTTACAGATAGGTCTCGTTTTGTAGCTGGTGCAATTGGTCCAACAAACAGAACAGCAAGTATGAGTCCAGATGTTAATGACCCAGGTTATCGTGCTGTTACTTTCGATGATTTACGAATCGCCTATAAACAACAAGTAGAAGCTTTGATAGATGGTGGTTGCGACCTTCTTTTGGTAGAAACTATTTTCGATACTTTAAATGCAAAAGCAGCTTTGTTTGCAATAGAAGAAGTTAAAGAAGAAAGGCAAATTGATATACCAATTATGGTTTCTGGAACAATTACCGATGCTTCTGGTAGAACGTTATCTGGTCAAACGGTAGAGGGTTTTTTAATATCAATAGAACATATTCCTTTGTTGTCTGTTGGTTTTAATTGTGCTCTTGGAGCCGATCAGTTAAAACCTTATTTGAAAAGATTAGCACATAATACACAACTGAATATTTCGGCACACCCAAACGCGGGTTTGCCAAATGCATTTGGAGAATACGATCAAACACCAGAAGAAATGCAAGCGCTCATTCGAGAATATTTAGAAGATAGTTTGGTAAATATTATTGGTGGTTGTTGCGGAACAACTCCAGAACATATAAAGTTGATTGCAGATGTTGCAGCAGAATTTAAACCTAGAAAAATACAAGTTGAAGCATAA
- a CDS encoding trans-sulfuration enzyme family protein: MSQQDFGFETQAIRTQVERSQHLEHSVPLYLTSSFVFEDAEDMRSSFAEEKVRNIYSRFSNPNTTEFVEKICQMEQAEDGCAFATGMAAVYSTFAALLNAGDHIVSVGSVFGSTHTLFTKYFPKWNITTSYFDINKPETIESFIQPNTKILFAESPTNPAVDVLDLDYLGQIAKRHNLILIVDNCFATPYLQNPIKFGADLVVHSATKLIDGQGRVLGGVVVGNQELVREIYLFSRNTGPAMSPFNAWVLSKSLETLAIRVEKHCENALKVAHFLESHPNVKRVKYPFLPSHPQYEVAKKQMKLGGNIVAFEIEGGIEKGRQFLDKIKFCSLSANLGDTRSIVTHPASTTHSKLSTEERLAVSIIDGLVRVSVGLETVEDIINDLSQALN; this comes from the coding sequence ATGAGTCAGCAAGATTTTGGTTTCGAAACACAAGCCATTCGTACACAAGTAGAACGTTCACAACATTTAGAACATTCGGTTCCGTTATATTTAACCTCAAGTTTTGTTTTTGAAGATGCAGAAGATATGCGTTCTTCATTTGCGGAGGAAAAAGTTAGAAATATTTATAGCCGATTTTCAAATCCAAATACAACCGAATTTGTAGAGAAGATTTGTCAAATGGAACAGGCAGAAGATGGTTGTGCTTTCGCAACAGGAATGGCGGCAGTATATAGTACTTTTGCGGCTTTATTAAATGCGGGCGATCATATTGTTTCGGTAGGAAGTGTGTTTGGGTCAACACATACATTATTTACAAAGTATTTTCCGAAATGGAATATTACAACTAGTTATTTTGATATAAATAAGCCAGAAACAATAGAAAGTTTCATTCAGCCAAACACCAAGATACTTTTTGCAGAATCGCCAACAAATCCAGCTGTTGATGTTCTAGATTTAGATTATTTAGGGCAAATTGCAAAAAGACATAATCTTATTTTAATTGTAGATAATTGTTTTGCAACACCCTATCTTCAAAATCCAATTAAATTTGGAGCAGATCTTGTCGTGCATTCTGCAACCAAATTAATAGATGGTCAAGGTAGAGTTTTGGGCGGAGTTGTAGTTGGTAATCAAGAATTAGTAAGGGAGATTTACTTGTTTTCTAGAAACACAGGTCCAGCAATGTCTCCGTTTAATGCTTGGGTGTTGTCTAAAAGTTTAGAAACATTAGCAATTCGTGTCGAAAAACATTGCGAAAATGCATTGAAAGTAGCTCATTTTTTAGAGTCACATCCAAATGTAAAAAGGGTAAAGTATCCTTTTTTACCATCGCATCCGCAATATGAAGTAGCAAAAAAGCAAATGAAATTAGGTGGAAATATTGTGGCATTCGAAATTGAAGGAGGAATAGAGAAAGGAAGACAATTCTTAGACAAAATAAAGTTTTGTTCACTGTCTGCTAATTTAGGAGATACAAGAAGTATTGTAACACATCCTGCTTCAACTACACATAGTAAATTGTCAACAGAAGAACGATTGGCAGTGAGTATTATTGATGGTTTAGTGCGTGTTTCAGTTGGATTAGAAACAGTAGAAGATATTATTAACGATTTATCTCAAGCGTTAAATTAA
- the thrA gene encoding bifunctional aspartate kinase/homoserine dehydrogenase I, translated as MKILKFGGKSLANGEGLSKVIQIIAQKFFSNESIVVVVSARANATNELIDLLEKAQKGDNYEKDLESFKEYQQNEIKEDVFAEEFHQLEKLLEGVSLLRDYSPRIKDQIVAVGELLSAKYLTHVLNEKKVKANFVDARQLIKTDAIFGNAQPLDIISKKNSIQFFNNQPEGVNIVTGFIASTVSNETTTLGRNGSNYTASLLANYLDAEEFQNYTHVDGIFTANPELVVNARKIEKLSFNEANELANFGANILHAKTIIPLVEKNIPLRILNTFNPDSYGTLITAEQTDEGIKSLSILNNVSLINLEGRGLLGKTGVDARIFRVMGDNNISVSIISQGSSERGIGIVVESDKASKALIELEKEFENDFYTKDVNGITVNDNIAVISIIGQDLSTFHKPYTALIKNKIVPILFNNTTTGRNISLVIHKGDLKRALNVIHGEIFGVSKKINIAVFGHGLVGGTLINQILNSASAIEKRKNIALNVFAIANSKKVLLNNNGLNNDWKTAIADNGSEYSVEDVVKYARENHLENLIAIDNTASATFVENYSYLIENGFDLVSSNKIANTLSYSFYKALRKTIEKNQKNYLYETNVGAGLPLIDTIKLLHLSGENITKIKGVFSGSLSYLFNTFSNENKNFSDVLQEAVDSGYTEPDPREDLCGNDVARKVLILARELDLQNEFDEIKIDNLIPEHLQTISQDEFFERIEEFNPIYQQIKEGQEPNHVLRYIGELSGDLQKEKGVLEVKLVSVSENSALGQLKGSDSLFEIYTESYGERPIVIQGAGAGASVTARGVFGDILRLAEKN; from the coding sequence ATGAAAATATTAAAGTTTGGAGGTAAATCTCTAGCAAATGGAGAAGGTTTATCAAAAGTAATTCAAATAATTGCTCAAAAATTTTTCAGTAACGAATCGATAGTTGTGGTAGTTTCTGCAAGAGCAAATGCAACAAACGAATTAATTGATTTGTTAGAGAAAGCTCAAAAAGGCGATAATTATGAGAAAGATTTAGAGTCTTTTAAAGAATATCAGCAAAATGAAATAAAAGAAGATGTCTTTGCAGAAGAATTTCATCAATTAGAAAAACTATTAGAAGGCGTTAGTTTATTGAGAGATTATAGTCCGCGAATTAAAGATCAAATTGTAGCAGTTGGTGAATTGCTTTCTGCAAAATACTTAACTCATGTGTTAAATGAGAAAAAAGTAAAAGCCAATTTTGTAGATGCACGTCAATTAATAAAAACCGATGCCATTTTTGGTAACGCACAACCTTTAGATATAATTTCTAAAAAGAACAGTATTCAATTTTTTAATAATCAGCCAGAAGGTGTAAATATTGTAACAGGTTTTATTGCCTCTACGGTGAGTAACGAAACTACAACTTTAGGTAGAAACGGTAGTAATTATACGGCTTCATTATTGGCAAATTATTTAGATGCGGAAGAATTTCAGAACTATACACATGTAGATGGAATTTTTACAGCTAATCCAGAATTAGTAGTAAATGCAAGAAAAATTGAGAAATTGTCTTTTAATGAAGCGAATGAATTAGCCAATTTTGGAGCAAATATTCTACATGCAAAAACAATAATTCCTTTAGTGGAAAAAAATATTCCTTTACGAATATTAAACACTTTTAATCCCGATAGTTATGGAACGCTTATAACGGCTGAGCAAACTGATGAAGGAATAAAATCACTTTCTATTTTAAATAATGTTTCACTTATTAACCTAGAAGGTCGTGGTCTTTTAGGAAAAACAGGAGTTGATGCAAGGATTTTTAGAGTAATGGGTGATAATAATATTAGTGTTAGTATCATTTCTCAAGGTTCTTCAGAAAGAGGTATTGGTATTGTTGTAGAATCAGACAAAGCTTCGAAAGCGCTAATAGAGCTAGAGAAAGAGTTTGAAAATGATTTTTATACTAAAGATGTAAACGGAATTACCGTAAACGATAACATCGCAGTAATTTCAATAATTGGTCAAGATTTGAGTACGTTTCATAAACCCTACACGGCATTAATTAAAAATAAAATTGTTCCTATATTATTTAATAATACAACTACAGGAAGAAATATAAGTCTAGTGATTCATAAAGGAGATTTAAAACGCGCATTAAATGTAATTCATGGTGAAATTTTCGGTGTTTCAAAGAAAATAAACATCGCGGTTTTTGGTCACGGATTAGTTGGTGGGACATTAATCAATCAAATATTAAATTCTGCTTCAGCGATAGAAAAAAGAAAAAATATTGCTTTGAATGTTTTTGCAATTGCAAACTCTAAAAAAGTGCTACTAAATAATAACGGACTAAATAACGATTGGAAAACGGCTATAGCGGATAATGGTAGTGAATATTCGGTAGAAGATGTGGTAAAATATGCAAGAGAAAATCATTTAGAAAATCTAATTGCAATAGATAATACAGCAAGTGCAACATTTGTAGAAAACTATTCTTATTTAATCGAAAACGGATTCGATTTGGTTTCTTCAAATAAAATAGCGAATACTTTAAGTTATAGTTTCTATAAGGCGTTACGTAAAACTATTGAGAAAAATCAAAAGAACTATTTATATGAAACCAATGTTGGCGCTGGTTTACCTTTGATTGATACAATTAAATTATTGCATTTGTCAGGAGAAAATATCACAAAAATTAAAGGCGTTTTTTCGGGTTCATTGAGTTATTTGTTTAATACCTTTTCTAATGAAAATAAAAACTTTAGCGATGTACTTCAAGAAGCGGTAGATAGCGGATATACAGAACCTGATCCTAGAGAAGATTTGTGTGGAAACGATGTGGCAAGAAAAGTGTTGATCTTAGCAAGGGAACTCGACTTGCAAAACGAATTCGACGAAATTAAAATCGACAATCTAATTCCAGAACATTTACAAACTATTTCTCAAGATGAATTTTTTGAAAGAATAGAAGAGTTTAATCCAATATATCAACAAATAAAAGAAGGGCAAGAACCAAATCATGTATTGCGATATATAGGTGAATTATCGGGCGATTTGCAAAAAGAAAAAGGAGTCTTAGAAGTGAAATTAGTTTCTGTTTCAGAAAATTCAGCTTTAGGACAATTAAAAGGATCCGATTCTCTATTTGAAATTTATACAGAATCCTATGGGGAAAGACCAATTGTGATTCAAGGAGCAGGAGCAGGAGCTTCTGTTACAGCAAGAGGTGTTTTTGGAGATATACTAAGATTAGCAGAAAAAAATTAA
- a CDS encoding alpha/beta fold hydrolase: MLDLKKIVIKNWVLENKTTLKNVNLFYETFGQELGTAPVVLVNHALTGNSTVVGENGWWNDLIGENKTIDTKFYTVLAINIPGNGFDGNEENQIVDYKNFTIRDIASVFWQVVFQLKIESLFAVIGGSLGGAIAWEMSVLEPNSIENVIPIATDWKATDWMIANVLVQDVILNNSSSPIQDARVHAMLLYRTPESLKNKFEGKVNPKNQRFEIENWLCYHGEKLEQRFQLASYKLMNHLLKTNDITRGRERLENVISNVKSNIHIVSIDTDRFFVAKEDKETYEVLRKVKSNVYHHKIQSIHGHDAFLIEYKQLNEILENVFNIIYIK, encoded by the coding sequence ATGCTTGATTTAAAAAAAATAGTAATTAAGAATTGGGTTTTAGAAAACAAAACAACACTAAAAAACGTGAATTTGTTTTATGAAACTTTTGGGCAAGAATTAGGAACAGCACCAGTTGTGTTGGTTAATCATGCTTTAACAGGAAATTCAACTGTTGTTGGGGAAAATGGTTGGTGGAATGATTTAATTGGTGAAAATAAAACAATTGACACAAAATTTTATACCGTTTTAGCAATAAATATTCCAGGAAACGGATTTGATGGTAATGAAGAAAATCAGATTGTCGATTATAAAAATTTCACAATAAGAGATATTGCTAGCGTTTTTTGGCAAGTTGTTTTTCAATTGAAAATAGAATCACTTTTTGCTGTTATTGGTGGAAGTTTAGGCGGAGCAATTGCTTGGGAAATGTCTGTTTTAGAGCCTAATTCAATTGAGAATGTAATTCCTATTGCAACCGACTGGAAAGCAACCGATTGGATGATTGCTAATGTTTTGGTTCAAGATGTAATTCTGAATAATTCTTCAAGTCCTATTCAAGATGCTCGTGTTCATGCCATGTTATTGTATCGAACACCAGAATCGTTAAAAAATAAGTTTGAAGGAAAAGTGAATCCGAAAAATCAACGGTTTGAAATTGAAAATTGGTTATGCTATCACGGAGAAAAATTAGAACAACGTTTTCAGTTAGCGTCTTATAAATTGATGAATCATTTGTTAAAAACAAATGATATAACTAGAGGAAGAGAGCGTTTAGAAAATGTAATAAGTAATGTGAAATCAAATATTCATATCGTTTCAATAGATACGGATCGTTTTTTTGTAGCCAAAGAAGATAAAGAAACTTACGAAGTTTTAAGAAAAGTTAAGAGCAATGTGTATCATCATAAAATACAATCCATTCACGGACATGATGCTTTTTTAATTGAATACAAACAGCTTAATGAGATTTTAGAAAACGTATTCAATATAATTTATATAAAATAA
- a CDS encoding O-acetylhomoserine aminocarboxypropyltransferase/cysteine synthase family protein, which yields MSTQKFSTNALHAGHDVTKTQGTRSVPIYQTSSYVFNDSDHAANLFGLTEAGYIYTRLNNPTNDVLEQRLAQLEGGIGAVVTASGTSAIGTALLVLLKAGDHIVASSSLYGGTYNLLSVTLPRLGITTTFVDPSNPENFDKAIQENTRVIFAESLGNPKLDVLDLKAISKVAKENKVPFVVDNTVATPYLLNPIEHGADVVIHSLTKYITGNGTSLGGVIIDAGKFDWTNGKFPEFTEPSAGYHGLKYYDVLGAASFIAKVRIEGLRDFGAALSPFNAFQIIQGLETLAIRIKKHSENALALAKWLQEQEQVAWVNYPGLEDSQYYALAQQYLPEGQSGVVTFGLKGGFEAAKKVADNTKLFSLLANIGDTKSLIIHPASTTHQQLSDKDQLTTGVSKDLIRLSVGLEAIEDLKADLQAVFEKLPVESIA from the coding sequence ATGAGTACACAAAAATTTTCAACAAACGCACTTCACGCTGGTCACGATGTAACAAAGACACAAGGAACAAGATCAGTGCCGATTTATCAAACATCTTCTTATGTTTTTAATGATTCAGATCATGCAGCAAATTTATTTGGTTTAACAGAAGCTGGGTATATTTATACACGATTGAATAATCCAACAAACGATGTTTTAGAACAACGTTTAGCACAATTAGAAGGAGGAATTGGAGCTGTTGTTACTGCATCAGGAACTTCAGCAATTGGAACAGCTTTGTTAGTGTTGCTAAAAGCGGGCGATCATATTGTTGCGTCAAGTAGTTTATATGGTGGAACCTATAACTTGTTGAGTGTTACTTTACCAAGATTAGGTATTACTACCACATTTGTAGATCCTTCAAATCCAGAAAATTTCGATAAAGCAATTCAAGAGAACACAAGAGTAATTTTCGCAGAAAGCTTAGGGAATCCAAAATTAGATGTCTTAGATTTAAAAGCAATATCTAAAGTTGCTAAAGAAAATAAAGTTCCGTTTGTGGTTGATAATACAGTGGCTACACCTTATTTATTGAATCCAATCGAACACGGAGCAGATGTGGTAATTCATTCGCTAACAAAATACATAACAGGAAACGGAACATCTCTTGGTGGAGTAATTATTGACGCTGGAAAGTTTGATTGGACTAATGGGAAATTTCCTGAATTCACAGAGCCTTCAGCAGGATATCACGGATTAAAATATTATGATGTTTTGGGAGCAGCTTCGTTTATTGCAAAAGTAAGAATTGAAGGGTTACGCGATTTTGGAGCAGCTCTAAGTCCGTTTAATGCTTTTCAAATTATTCAAGGTTTAGAAACATTAGCTATCAGAATCAAGAAACACAGTGAAAATGCATTGGCTTTGGCAAAATGGTTGCAAGAACAAGAACAAGTAGCTTGGGTAAATTATCCAGGTCTTGAAGACTCACAATATTATGCATTAGCACAACAATATTTACCAGAAGGACAAAGTGGTGTGGTTACTTTCGGATTAAAAGGTGGTTTTGAAGCGGCTAAAAAAGTAGCAGATAACACAAAATTGTTCTCGCTTTTAGCTAATATCGGTGATACAAAATCATTAATTATTCATCCGGCAAGTACAACACATCAACAATTATCAGATAAAGATCAATTAACAACGGGTGTTTCTAAAGATTTAATCAGATTGTCTGTTGGTTTAGAAGCTATTGAAGATTTAAAAGCAGATTTACAAGCAGTTTTTGAAAAACTTCCTGTAGAGAGTATTGCGTAA
- a CDS encoding TSUP family transporter: MNNTLFPVFLKTETAHFLIVGGGNVGLEKTETLLRQNPSIRITIVGTIIYPKLKEIIDSHSNIDAFERPFEENDLNTIDFVIIGTDSPEVNLEVRNLAKSRGIKVNAADQPALCDFYLGSIVNKGSLKIAISTNGKSPVLAKRMREYFTEIIPDNIEESLDVLNKFRSNHKGDFQEKLHDLNRLTQSFEKKKKEDGRNKYKRLAFMLALSFLMLFVGFGLSNFLSFSDFKSALSEIPNEFYYMLLIGFVAQLIDGAVGLGYGVTCATSMMLLGVKLPAISGSIHTAEMFSSAISGYSHYKFGNVNKRMLFWLSIFGVLGAVLGASLLIYLGSEYEKIAYVILSTYTFIIGIRLLVLAFKKIQMKKKIKFLGFLGFSGGFMDAFGGGGWGPIVTSTLLAKGRKSKYVVGTVSLAEFFVTLSASIVFFVSLGVSHWYVVLGLIIGGVFAAPIAAKLAGKLPRKAALIVVSVLVIVFSIRMLFRII, from the coding sequence ATGAATAATACATTATTTCCAGTATTTCTAAAAACGGAAACAGCACATTTTTTAATTGTTGGTGGTGGAAATGTAGGTTTGGAAAAAACAGAAACTTTACTAAGACAAAATCCGTCTATTAGAATTACAATCGTTGGAACAATTATTTATCCGAAATTGAAGGAAATAATAGATTCTCATTCTAATATTGATGCTTTTGAAAGACCTTTTGAAGAAAATGATTTAAATACTATCGATTTTGTAATTATTGGAACAGATAGTCCAGAGGTGAATTTGGAAGTGAGAAACTTAGCGAAATCAAGAGGAATAAAAGTTAATGCAGCAGATCAACCTGCTTTGTGTGATTTTTATTTAGGTTCAATTGTAAATAAAGGAAGTCTAAAAATTGCCATTTCTACCAATGGAAAATCACCTGTTTTAGCAAAAAGAATGCGTGAGTATTTTACAGAAATAATTCCAGATAATATAGAAGAAAGTTTAGATGTGTTGAATAAATTTCGATCCAATCATAAAGGTGATTTTCAAGAAAAACTTCATGATTTGAATCGATTAACGCAAAGTTTTGAAAAAAAGAAAAAAGAGGATGGACGAAATAAATACAAACGGTTGGCTTTTATGTTGGCTTTGTCGTTCCTAATGCTTTTTGTTGGTTTCGGTTTGTCAAACTTTTTGTCTTTTTCAGATTTTAAATCAGCACTTAGTGAAATCCCAAATGAGTTTTATTATATGCTTTTAATTGGTTTTGTTGCGCAATTAATAGATGGAGCAGTCGGTTTAGGATATGGGGTTACTTGTGCAACGAGTATGATGCTTTTAGGTGTAAAATTGCCAGCTATTAGTGGAAGTATTCATACCGCAGAAATGTTTTCGAGTGCTATAAGTGGTTATTCGCATTATAAATTTGGTAATGTAAATAAGCGAATGTTGTTTTGGCTGTCCATATTTGGTGTTTTGGGTGCTGTTTTAGGTGCTTCATTGTTAATTTATTTGGGTAGTGAATATGAAAAAATAGCATATGTTATTTTGTCAACCTATACATTTATAATAGGAATTCGACTTTTGGTTTTAGCTTTTAAGAAAATTCAAATGAAGAAAAAGATCAAGTTTCTTGGTTTTTTAGGCTTTTCTGGTGGATTTATGGATGCTTTTGGCGGTGGTGGTTGGGGACCAATAGTTACTTCTACATTGTTGGCAAAAGGAAGAAAGTCGAAATATGTTGTAGGAACAGTTAGTTTGGCAGAGTTTTTTGTTACACTTTCGGCATCTATTGTGTTTTTTGTTTCATTAGGTGTAAGTCATTGGTATGTTGTCCTCGGACTTATTATTGGTGGTGTTTTTGCTGCTCCAATTGCTGCTAAATTAGCAGGAAAGTTGCCTAGAAAAGCAGCTTTAATTGTGGTTTCAGTTTTGGTGATAGTGTTTAGTATAAGAATGTTATTTAGGATAATTTAG
- a CDS encoding NADPH-dependent assimilatory sulfite reductase hemoprotein subunit translates to MSEKLSPIEAIKTKSDGLRGTLKESIDLDNHTGNVRPDDETLVKFHGMYVQDDRDRRAERAAKKLDKLYSFMIRLRIPGGVINAEQWIATHEISEEFGTGTLKITTRQTLQLHGLLKHQLRPTIQAFNVAKLDSIAACGDVNRNVIASSHPQLSPLHKHIHDYADKISTLLLPKTQSYYDVFIDGEKIYERSAEADPLYEDRYLPRKFKIAIAIPPSNDVDVFTNDIGLIAVIENNELKGFNIAIGGGLATTHGNPNTYSRLASIIGFTDTEEKTLKAVYEILTVQRDFGNRVDRKLSRLKYTVDKLTVQGFKEELEKRIGFKFAPEKPFVFTERSDRFGWEKNEEGRWFYTLFIEHGVVRPYQKEFLHEVAKLNVSNFIFSGNQNLILGEISENDKAKVEALILSYEVEKQDSVLRKNSMACVALPTCPLALAEAQRYLPVLVTKIEPILEKYNLQNDEITIRMTGCPNGCGRPYVAELGFVGTGPEQYNFMLGGDRYGERLNRLYKEKQTEGQILEEVDTLLGKYVKERNQGETFGDFAFRTVL, encoded by the coding sequence ATGAGCGAGAAATTATCACCAATAGAAGCTATAAAAACAAAAAGTGACGGACTTAGAGGAACGTTAAAAGAAAGTATCGATTTAGATAACCATACTGGAAATGTACGTCCAGATGATGAAACATTAGTAAAGTTTCATGGAATGTATGTGCAAGATGATAGAGATAGACGTGCAGAAAGAGCTGCAAAAAAGTTAGATAAATTATATTCTTTCATGATTCGTTTGCGAATTCCAGGTGGTGTAATTAATGCAGAGCAATGGATTGCTACTCATGAAATTTCAGAAGAATTTGGAACAGGAACATTAAAGATTACAACACGTCAAACGTTGCAATTACACGGATTATTGAAACATCAACTACGTCCAACAATTCAGGCTTTTAATGTTGCAAAATTAGATTCTATTGCCGCTTGTGGAGACGTAAATCGTAATGTTATTGCAAGTTCGCATCCACAATTATCTCCATTGCATAAGCATATTCATGATTATGCAGATAAAATATCAACTTTATTATTGCCCAAAACGCAATCTTATTATGATGTTTTTATTGATGGAGAAAAAATATACGAGCGTTCAGCAGAAGCTGATCCATTATATGAAGATCGCTATTTACCTAGAAAGTTTAAGATTGCAATTGCAATTCCACCAAGTAATGATGTAGATGTTTTTACAAACGATATCGGACTTATTGCAGTTATAGAAAACAACGAATTGAAAGGGTTTAATATCGCAATTGGCGGTGGCTTGGCAACTACACATGGAAATCCGAATACGTATTCTCGTTTAGCAAGTATTATTGGTTTTACAGATACTGAAGAAAAAACTTTGAAGGCAGTATATGAAATTCTTACGGTTCAAAGAGATTTTGGTAATCGTGTAGATAGAAAATTATCGCGTTTGAAATATACTGTAGATAAGTTAACGGTTCAAGGTTTTAAAGAAGAACTAGAAAAAAGGATTGGGTTTAAGTTTGCTCCAGAAAAACCTTTTGTATTTACAGAACGTTCTGATCGTTTTGGATGGGAGAAAAATGAAGAAGGAAGATGGTTTTATACCCTTTTTATAGAGCATGGAGTAGTTCGTCCGTATCAAAAAGAGTTTCTACATGAAGTAGCTAAATTAAATGTATCCAATTTTATTTTTTCAGGAAACCAAAATTTAATTTTAGGTGAGATTTCGGAAAATGACAAAGCAAAGGTTGAAGCTTTGATTTTGTCTTATGAGGTTGAAAAACAAGATAGTGTTTTGAGAAAAAACTCAATGGCTTGTGTGGCTTTGCCTACATGTCCTTTGGCTTTGGCAGAGGCACAGCGTTATTTGCCTGTTTTGGTAACTAAAATTGAACCTATTTTAGAAAAATACAACCTTCAAAATGATGAGATAACAATTCGTATGACGGGTTGTCCAAATGGTTGTGGTCGTCCATATGTTGCAGAACTTGGTTTTGTAGGAACTGGTCCAGAACAGTATAATTTCATGTTAGGTGGTGATCGATATGGAGAACGTTTGAATAGATTGTATAAAGAAAAACAAACTGAAGGTCAAATTCTAGAAGAAGTAGATACTTTGTTAGGAAAATATGTAAAAGAAAGAAATCAAGGAGAAACTTTTGGAGACTTTGCATTTAGAACGGTACTTTAA